One genomic window of Coregonus clupeaformis isolate EN_2021a unplaced genomic scaffold, ASM2061545v1 scaf0731, whole genome shotgun sequence includes the following:
- the LOC121566387 gene encoding POU domain, class 2, transcription factor 2-like isoform X2 gives MFVPLPVPFMFQRTAPDLNAWRLKSPLALRSDSDIRMSKPVAVENTGADSPMESTDSERNGPDSNHQVQQMKISPFPLSPTLSSNKNKMEECGEMSPGPPPHHSHAPSQTPLPHTQLMLTGSQLAGLTALLPAQQQLLLQQAQAQLLAAAVQQSVQQSNAAHAAHAAHAAAQANQQAQAAAAANQQAQQQQAGQTGQQGQSQPQGQGQSTQQQTGQPVPVPPTHPQLTLSQPIQLTAQDIQQLLQLQQLVLVPGHHLQSPQFLLPQHQGQQGLLSTPNLIQLPQQNNGSLLSAPTRLGLQAQRDKAMEGSGVMTSVSSVTSHPEEPSDLEELEVFARTFKQRRIKLGFTQGDVGMAMGKLYGNDFSQTTISRFEALNLSFKNMCKLKPLLEKWLNDAETMSTDSTMPSPSSLSSSSMGFEGLPGRRRKKRTSIETNVRVALERAFITNQKPTSEEILCIADQLSMEKEVIRVWFCNRRQKEKRINPNSATPPLPGQPPQAPPSHKPPCYSPHMMSSQLSSQLSQAVTSLSTTMTTMSSFSPLTPSGPTHSSLSSASSPVTPPPRSTASPAPHSHSTLSLNTGLWRMGKKNGDVSNYITDFAANLRNTVMGVNTGNQALNQALLSNNPLATIQALAASGGQLPLSSLEGGSKVLLGGAGGQGGGLQSSFFLNHPAFLHMGQNPGAGLVSAALAKASQPSPFPFTSSVSPTPCSPSPCSSPASSCNSDELAHSPSSLGGAKIE, from the exons ataTCAGGATGTCAAAGCCAGTAGCGGTTGAGAACACAGGGGCTGACTCTCCAATGGAGAGCACAG attcagaGCGGAACGGTCCTGACTCGAATCATCAG GTTCAACAGATGAAAATCAGTCCCTTTCCCCTTTCTCCAACCCTCAGCAGCAAcaag aatAAGATGGAAGAGTGTGGTGAGATGTCCCCGGGCCCTCCTCCACACCACAGCCACGCCCCCTCACAGAcgcccctcccacacacacagctcatGCTGACCGGCTCCCAACTGGCCGGG TTGACCGCTCTCTTGCCAGCTCAGCAGCAGTTGTTACTGCAGCAGGCTCAGGCTCAGCTTCTAGCTGCAGCTGTGCAGCAGTCTGTTCAGCAGTCCAACGCAGCTCACGCAGCTCACGCAGCCCACGCAGCCGCCCAAGCCAATCAGCAAGCTCAGGCAGCCGCAGCAGCCAATCAACAGGCCCAGCAGCAGCAGGCGGGACAGACAGGGCAGCAGGGCCAATCACAGccccagggacagggacagagcaCACAGCAACAGACAGGTCAACCTGTCCCTGTGCCGCCCACTCATCCCCAGCTCACCCTATCTCAGCCAATCCAGCTCACCGCCCAG GACATCCAGCAGTTGTTGCAGCTGCAGCAGTTGGTTCTGGTGCCAGGACATCACCTGCAGTCTCCTCAGTTCCTCCTCCCACAGCACCAAGGGCAGCAAG GACTGCTATCAACACCAAATCTGATTCAGCTACCTCAGCAAAACAATGGGAGCCTCCTGTCCGCTCCCACCAGGCTGGGGCTCCAAGCACAG AGAGACAAGGCAATGGAGGGCAGTGGGGTCATGACCTCTGTGTCCTCTGTGACCTCTCACCCCGAGGAGCCCAGTGACCTGGAGGAACTGGAGGTGTTCGCCCGCACCTTCAAACAGAGACGCATCAAACTGGGCTTTACACAG ggtgacGTGGGTATGGCCATGGGGAAGCTATATGGGAATGATTTCAGCCAGACTACCATCTCTCGCTTCGAGGCCCTCAACCTGAGCTTTAAGAACATGTGCAAACTCAAACCACTACTGGAGAAGTGGCTCAATGATGCAG AGACCATGTCCACAGACAGTACTATGCCCAGCCCCAgctctctgtcctcttcctctatGGGCTTTGAGGGCCTGCCGGGCCGACGCAGGAAGAAGAGAACCAGCATCGAGACTAACGTCCGCGTGGCCCTGGAGAGAGCCTTCATCACG AACCAGAAGCCTACCTCAGAGGAGATCCTGTGTATCGCGGACCAGCtcagcatggagaaggaggtgatcCGCGTGTGGTTCTGCAACCGCCGCCAGAAAGAGAAGCGTATCAACCCCAACAGTGCCACCCCTCCCCTGCCTGGCCAGCCACCCCAAGCCCCACCATCACACAAACCCCCCTGCTACAGCCCACACATG ATGTCCAGTCAGCTGTCCAGTCAGCTGTCCCAGGCAGTGACCAGCCTCAGCACCACAATGACCACCATGTCATCGTTCTCCCCTCTGACCCCCAGTGGTCCCACCCACTCATCTCTCAGCTCCGCCTCCTCTCCAGTGACTCCTCCTCCTCGCAGCACAGCCAGCCCAGCCCCTCACAGCCACAGCACACTGAGTCTCAACACAGG CTTATGGCGTATGGGTAAAAAGAACGGTGACGTGTCTAACTACATCACCGATTTTGCTGCAAACTTGAG GAACACTGTGATGGGAGTAAACACAGGGAACCAGGCTCTGAACCAAGCTCTCCTCAGCAACAACCCTCTGGCTACTATACAAG cCCTAGCAGCCAGTGGTGGCCAGCTGCCCCTTTCCAGTCTTGAGGGGGGCAGTAAAGTGTTGCTGGGGGGTGCAGGGGGGCAGGGAGGGGGTCTCCAGTCCTCCTTCTTCCTCAACCACCCCGCTTTCCTCCACATGGGCCAGAATCCTGGTGCTGGATTGGTCAGTGCTGCCTTAGCCAAAGCCTCCCAgccctcccccttccccttcACCAGCAGCGTAAGCCCCAccccctgctccccctctccttgCTCCAGCCCCGCCTCTTCCTGCAACTCCGATGAATTGGCGCACAGCCCATCCTCGCTGGGAGGGGCTAAGATTGAGTGA
- the LOC121566387 gene encoding POU domain, class 2, transcription factor 2-like isoform X1 — MFVPLPVPFMFQRTAPDLNAWRLKSPLALRSDSDIRMSKPVAVENTGADSPMESTDSERNGPDSNHQVQQMKISPFPLSPTLSSNKNKMEECGEMSPGPPPHHSHAPSQTPLPHTQLMLTGSQLAGLTALLPAQQQLLLQQAQAQLLAAAVQQSVQQSNAAHAAHAAHAAAQANQQAQAAAAANQQAQQQQAGQTGQQGQSQPQGQGQSTQQQTGQPVPVPPTHPQLTLSQPIQLTAQDIQQLLQLQQLVLVPGHHLQSPQFLLPQHQGQQGLLSTPNLIQLPQQNNGSLLSAPTRLGLQAQRDKAMEGSGVMTSVSSVTSHPEEPSDLEELEVFARTFKQRRIKLGFTQGDVGMAMGKLYGNDFSQTTISRFEALNLSFKNMCKLKPLLEKWLNDAETMSTDSTMPSPSSLSSSSMGFEGLPGRRRKKRTSIETNVRVALERAFITQNQKPTSEEILCIADQLSMEKEVIRVWFCNRRQKEKRINPNSATPPLPGQPPQAPPSHKPPCYSPHMMSSQLSSQLSQAVTSLSTTMTTMSSFSPLTPSGPTHSSLSSASSPVTPPPRSTASPAPHSHSTLSLNTGLWRMGKKNGDVSNYITDFAANLRNTVMGVNTGNQALNQALLSNNPLATIQALAASGGQLPLSSLEGGSKVLLGGAGGQGGGLQSSFFLNHPAFLHMGQNPGAGLVSAALAKASQPSPFPFTSSVSPTPCSPSPCSSPASSCNSDELAHSPSSLGGAKIE, encoded by the exons ataTCAGGATGTCAAAGCCAGTAGCGGTTGAGAACACAGGGGCTGACTCTCCAATGGAGAGCACAG attcagaGCGGAACGGTCCTGACTCGAATCATCAG GTTCAACAGATGAAAATCAGTCCCTTTCCCCTTTCTCCAACCCTCAGCAGCAAcaag aatAAGATGGAAGAGTGTGGTGAGATGTCCCCGGGCCCTCCTCCACACCACAGCCACGCCCCCTCACAGAcgcccctcccacacacacagctcatGCTGACCGGCTCCCAACTGGCCGGG TTGACCGCTCTCTTGCCAGCTCAGCAGCAGTTGTTACTGCAGCAGGCTCAGGCTCAGCTTCTAGCTGCAGCTGTGCAGCAGTCTGTTCAGCAGTCCAACGCAGCTCACGCAGCTCACGCAGCCCACGCAGCCGCCCAAGCCAATCAGCAAGCTCAGGCAGCCGCAGCAGCCAATCAACAGGCCCAGCAGCAGCAGGCGGGACAGACAGGGCAGCAGGGCCAATCACAGccccagggacagggacagagcaCACAGCAACAGACAGGTCAACCTGTCCCTGTGCCGCCCACTCATCCCCAGCTCACCCTATCTCAGCCAATCCAGCTCACCGCCCAG GACATCCAGCAGTTGTTGCAGCTGCAGCAGTTGGTTCTGGTGCCAGGACATCACCTGCAGTCTCCTCAGTTCCTCCTCCCACAGCACCAAGGGCAGCAAG GACTGCTATCAACACCAAATCTGATTCAGCTACCTCAGCAAAACAATGGGAGCCTCCTGTCCGCTCCCACCAGGCTGGGGCTCCAAGCACAG AGAGACAAGGCAATGGAGGGCAGTGGGGTCATGACCTCTGTGTCCTCTGTGACCTCTCACCCCGAGGAGCCCAGTGACCTGGAGGAACTGGAGGTGTTCGCCCGCACCTTCAAACAGAGACGCATCAAACTGGGCTTTACACAG ggtgacGTGGGTATGGCCATGGGGAAGCTATATGGGAATGATTTCAGCCAGACTACCATCTCTCGCTTCGAGGCCCTCAACCTGAGCTTTAAGAACATGTGCAAACTCAAACCACTACTGGAGAAGTGGCTCAATGATGCAG AGACCATGTCCACAGACAGTACTATGCCCAGCCCCAgctctctgtcctcttcctctatGGGCTTTGAGGGCCTGCCGGGCCGACGCAGGAAGAAGAGAACCAGCATCGAGACTAACGTCCGCGTGGCCCTGGAGAGAGCCTTCATCACG CAGAACCAGAAGCCTACCTCAGAGGAGATCCTGTGTATCGCGGACCAGCtcagcatggagaaggaggtgatcCGCGTGTGGTTCTGCAACCGCCGCCAGAAAGAGAAGCGTATCAACCCCAACAGTGCCACCCCTCCCCTGCCTGGCCAGCCACCCCAAGCCCCACCATCACACAAACCCCCCTGCTACAGCCCACACATG ATGTCCAGTCAGCTGTCCAGTCAGCTGTCCCAGGCAGTGACCAGCCTCAGCACCACAATGACCACCATGTCATCGTTCTCCCCTCTGACCCCCAGTGGTCCCACCCACTCATCTCTCAGCTCCGCCTCCTCTCCAGTGACTCCTCCTCCTCGCAGCACAGCCAGCCCAGCCCCTCACAGCCACAGCACACTGAGTCTCAACACAGG CTTATGGCGTATGGGTAAAAAGAACGGTGACGTGTCTAACTACATCACCGATTTTGCTGCAAACTTGAG GAACACTGTGATGGGAGTAAACACAGGGAACCAGGCTCTGAACCAAGCTCTCCTCAGCAACAACCCTCTGGCTACTATACAAG cCCTAGCAGCCAGTGGTGGCCAGCTGCCCCTTTCCAGTCTTGAGGGGGGCAGTAAAGTGTTGCTGGGGGGTGCAGGGGGGCAGGGAGGGGGTCTCCAGTCCTCCTTCTTCCTCAACCACCCCGCTTTCCTCCACATGGGCCAGAATCCTGGTGCTGGATTGGTCAGTGCTGCCTTAGCCAAAGCCTCCCAgccctcccccttccccttcACCAGCAGCGTAAGCCCCAccccctgctccccctctccttgCTCCAGCCCCGCCTCTTCCTGCAACTCCGATGAATTGGCGCACAGCCCATCCTCGCTGGGAGGGGCTAAGATTGAGTGA
- the LOC121566387 gene encoding POU domain, class 2, transcription factor 2-like isoform X7, which yields MFVPLPVPFMFQRTAPDLNAWRLKSPLALRSDSDIRMSKPVAVENTGADSPMESTDSERNGPDSNHQVQQMKISPFPLSPTLSSNKNKMEECGEMSPGPPPHHSHAPSQTPLPHTQLMLTGSQLAGDIQQLLQLQQLVLVPGHHLQSPQFLLPQHQGQQGLLSTPNLIQLPQQNNGSLLSAPTRLGLQAQRDKAMEGSGVMTSVSSVTSHPEEPSDLEELEVFARTFKQRRIKLGFTQGDVGMAMGKLYGNDFSQTTISRFEALNLSFKNMCKLKPLLEKWLNDAETMSTDSTMPSPSSLSSSSMGFEGLPGRRRKKRTSIETNVRVALERAFITNQKPTSEEILCIADQLSMEKEVIRVWFCNRRQKEKRINPNSATPPLPGQPPQAPPSHKPPCYSPHMMSSQLSSQLSQAVTSLSTTMTTMSSFSPLTPSGPTHSSLSSASSPVTPPPRSTASPAPHSHSTLSLNTGLWRMGKKNGDVSNYITDFAANLRNTVMGVNTGNQALNQALLSNNPLATIQALAASGGQLPLSSLEGGSKVLLGGAGGQGGGLQSSFFLNHPAFLHMGQNPGAGLVSAALAKASQPSPFPFTSSVSPTPCSPSPCSSPASSCNSDELAHSPSSLGGAKIE from the exons ataTCAGGATGTCAAAGCCAGTAGCGGTTGAGAACACAGGGGCTGACTCTCCAATGGAGAGCACAG attcagaGCGGAACGGTCCTGACTCGAATCATCAG GTTCAACAGATGAAAATCAGTCCCTTTCCCCTTTCTCCAACCCTCAGCAGCAAcaag aatAAGATGGAAGAGTGTGGTGAGATGTCCCCGGGCCCTCCTCCACACCACAGCCACGCCCCCTCACAGAcgcccctcccacacacacagctcatGCTGACCGGCTCCCAACTGGCCGGG GACATCCAGCAGTTGTTGCAGCTGCAGCAGTTGGTTCTGGTGCCAGGACATCACCTGCAGTCTCCTCAGTTCCTCCTCCCACAGCACCAAGGGCAGCAAG GACTGCTATCAACACCAAATCTGATTCAGCTACCTCAGCAAAACAATGGGAGCCTCCTGTCCGCTCCCACCAGGCTGGGGCTCCAAGCACAG AGAGACAAGGCAATGGAGGGCAGTGGGGTCATGACCTCTGTGTCCTCTGTGACCTCTCACCCCGAGGAGCCCAGTGACCTGGAGGAACTGGAGGTGTTCGCCCGCACCTTCAAACAGAGACGCATCAAACTGGGCTTTACACAG ggtgacGTGGGTATGGCCATGGGGAAGCTATATGGGAATGATTTCAGCCAGACTACCATCTCTCGCTTCGAGGCCCTCAACCTGAGCTTTAAGAACATGTGCAAACTCAAACCACTACTGGAGAAGTGGCTCAATGATGCAG AGACCATGTCCACAGACAGTACTATGCCCAGCCCCAgctctctgtcctcttcctctatGGGCTTTGAGGGCCTGCCGGGCCGACGCAGGAAGAAGAGAACCAGCATCGAGACTAACGTCCGCGTGGCCCTGGAGAGAGCCTTCATCACG AACCAGAAGCCTACCTCAGAGGAGATCCTGTGTATCGCGGACCAGCtcagcatggagaaggaggtgatcCGCGTGTGGTTCTGCAACCGCCGCCAGAAAGAGAAGCGTATCAACCCCAACAGTGCCACCCCTCCCCTGCCTGGCCAGCCACCCCAAGCCCCACCATCACACAAACCCCCCTGCTACAGCCCACACATG ATGTCCAGTCAGCTGTCCAGTCAGCTGTCCCAGGCAGTGACCAGCCTCAGCACCACAATGACCACCATGTCATCGTTCTCCCCTCTGACCCCCAGTGGTCCCACCCACTCATCTCTCAGCTCCGCCTCCTCTCCAGTGACTCCTCCTCCTCGCAGCACAGCCAGCCCAGCCCCTCACAGCCACAGCACACTGAGTCTCAACACAGG CTTATGGCGTATGGGTAAAAAGAACGGTGACGTGTCTAACTACATCACCGATTTTGCTGCAAACTTGAG GAACACTGTGATGGGAGTAAACACAGGGAACCAGGCTCTGAACCAAGCTCTCCTCAGCAACAACCCTCTGGCTACTATACAAG cCCTAGCAGCCAGTGGTGGCCAGCTGCCCCTTTCCAGTCTTGAGGGGGGCAGTAAAGTGTTGCTGGGGGGTGCAGGGGGGCAGGGAGGGGGTCTCCAGTCCTCCTTCTTCCTCAACCACCCCGCTTTCCTCCACATGGGCCAGAATCCTGGTGCTGGATTGGTCAGTGCTGCCTTAGCCAAAGCCTCCCAgccctcccccttccccttcACCAGCAGCGTAAGCCCCAccccctgctccccctctccttgCTCCAGCCCCGCCTCTTCCTGCAACTCCGATGAATTGGCGCACAGCCCATCCTCGCTGGGAGGGGCTAAGATTGAGTGA
- the LOC121566387 gene encoding POU domain, class 2, transcription factor 2-like isoform X6, translated as MFVPLPVPFMFQRTAPDLNAWRLKSPLALRSDSDIRMSKPVAVENTGADSPMESTDSERNGPDSNHQVQQMKISPFPLSPTLSSNKNKMEECGEMSPGPPPHHSHAPSQTPLPHTQLMLTGSQLAGDIQQLLQLQQLVLVPGHHLQSPQFLLPQHQGQQGLLSTPNLIQLPQQNNGSLLSAPTRLGLQAQRDKAMEGSGVMTSVSSVTSHPEEPSDLEELEVFARTFKQRRIKLGFTQGDVGMAMGKLYGNDFSQTTISRFEALNLSFKNMCKLKPLLEKWLNDAETMSTDSTMPSPSSLSSSSMGFEGLPGRRRKKRTSIETNVRVALERAFITQNQKPTSEEILCIADQLSMEKEVIRVWFCNRRQKEKRINPNSATPPLPGQPPQAPPSHKPPCYSPHMMSSQLSSQLSQAVTSLSTTMTTMSSFSPLTPSGPTHSSLSSASSPVTPPPRSTASPAPHSHSTLSLNTGLWRMGKKNGDVSNYITDFAANLRNTVMGVNTGNQALNQALLSNNPLATIQALAASGGQLPLSSLEGGSKVLLGGAGGQGGGLQSSFFLNHPAFLHMGQNPGAGLVSAALAKASQPSPFPFTSSVSPTPCSPSPCSSPASSCNSDELAHSPSSLGGAKIE; from the exons ataTCAGGATGTCAAAGCCAGTAGCGGTTGAGAACACAGGGGCTGACTCTCCAATGGAGAGCACAG attcagaGCGGAACGGTCCTGACTCGAATCATCAG GTTCAACAGATGAAAATCAGTCCCTTTCCCCTTTCTCCAACCCTCAGCAGCAAcaag aatAAGATGGAAGAGTGTGGTGAGATGTCCCCGGGCCCTCCTCCACACCACAGCCACGCCCCCTCACAGAcgcccctcccacacacacagctcatGCTGACCGGCTCCCAACTGGCCGGG GACATCCAGCAGTTGTTGCAGCTGCAGCAGTTGGTTCTGGTGCCAGGACATCACCTGCAGTCTCCTCAGTTCCTCCTCCCACAGCACCAAGGGCAGCAAG GACTGCTATCAACACCAAATCTGATTCAGCTACCTCAGCAAAACAATGGGAGCCTCCTGTCCGCTCCCACCAGGCTGGGGCTCCAAGCACAG AGAGACAAGGCAATGGAGGGCAGTGGGGTCATGACCTCTGTGTCCTCTGTGACCTCTCACCCCGAGGAGCCCAGTGACCTGGAGGAACTGGAGGTGTTCGCCCGCACCTTCAAACAGAGACGCATCAAACTGGGCTTTACACAG ggtgacGTGGGTATGGCCATGGGGAAGCTATATGGGAATGATTTCAGCCAGACTACCATCTCTCGCTTCGAGGCCCTCAACCTGAGCTTTAAGAACATGTGCAAACTCAAACCACTACTGGAGAAGTGGCTCAATGATGCAG AGACCATGTCCACAGACAGTACTATGCCCAGCCCCAgctctctgtcctcttcctctatGGGCTTTGAGGGCCTGCCGGGCCGACGCAGGAAGAAGAGAACCAGCATCGAGACTAACGTCCGCGTGGCCCTGGAGAGAGCCTTCATCACG CAGAACCAGAAGCCTACCTCAGAGGAGATCCTGTGTATCGCGGACCAGCtcagcatggagaaggaggtgatcCGCGTGTGGTTCTGCAACCGCCGCCAGAAAGAGAAGCGTATCAACCCCAACAGTGCCACCCCTCCCCTGCCTGGCCAGCCACCCCAAGCCCCACCATCACACAAACCCCCCTGCTACAGCCCACACATG ATGTCCAGTCAGCTGTCCAGTCAGCTGTCCCAGGCAGTGACCAGCCTCAGCACCACAATGACCACCATGTCATCGTTCTCCCCTCTGACCCCCAGTGGTCCCACCCACTCATCTCTCAGCTCCGCCTCCTCTCCAGTGACTCCTCCTCCTCGCAGCACAGCCAGCCCAGCCCCTCACAGCCACAGCACACTGAGTCTCAACACAGG CTTATGGCGTATGGGTAAAAAGAACGGTGACGTGTCTAACTACATCACCGATTTTGCTGCAAACTTGAG GAACACTGTGATGGGAGTAAACACAGGGAACCAGGCTCTGAACCAAGCTCTCCTCAGCAACAACCCTCTGGCTACTATACAAG cCCTAGCAGCCAGTGGTGGCCAGCTGCCCCTTTCCAGTCTTGAGGGGGGCAGTAAAGTGTTGCTGGGGGGTGCAGGGGGGCAGGGAGGGGGTCTCCAGTCCTCCTTCTTCCTCAACCACCCCGCTTTCCTCCACATGGGCCAGAATCCTGGTGCTGGATTGGTCAGTGCTGCCTTAGCCAAAGCCTCCCAgccctcccccttccccttcACCAGCAGCGTAAGCCCCAccccctgctccccctctccttgCTCCAGCCCCGCCTCTTCCTGCAACTCCGATGAATTGGCGCACAGCCCATCCTCGCTGGGAGGGGCTAAGATTGAGTGA
- the LOC121566387 gene encoding POU domain, class 2, transcription factor 2-like isoform X3 — protein sequence MFVPLPVPFMFQRTAPDLNAWRLKSPLALRSDSDIRMSKPVAVENTGADSPMESTDSERNGPDSNHQVQQMKISPFPLSPTLSSNKNKMEECGEMSPGPPPHHSHAPSQTPLPHTQLMLTGSQLAGLTALLPAQQQLLLQQAQAQLLAAAVQQSVQQSNAAHAAHAAHAAAQANQQAQAAAAANQQAQQQQAGQTGQQGQSQPQGQGQSTQQQTGQPVPVPPTHPQLTLSQPIQLTAQDIQQLLQLQQLVLVPGHHLQSPQFLLPQHQGQQGLLSTPNLIQLPQQNNGSLLSAPTRLGLQAQRDKAMEGSGVMTSVSSVTSHPEEPSDLEELEVFARTFKQRRIKLGFTQGDVGMAMGKLYGNDFSQTTISRFEALNLSFKNMCKLKPLLEKWLNDADSTMPSPSSLSSSSMGFEGLPGRRRKKRTSIETNVRVALERAFITQNQKPTSEEILCIADQLSMEKEVIRVWFCNRRQKEKRINPNSATPPLPGQPPQAPPSHKPPCYSPHMMSSQLSSQLSQAVTSLSTTMTTMSSFSPLTPSGPTHSSLSSASSPVTPPPRSTASPAPHSHSTLSLNTGLWRMGKKNGDVSNYITDFAANLRNTVMGVNTGNQALNQALLSNNPLATIQALAASGGQLPLSSLEGGSKVLLGGAGGQGGGLQSSFFLNHPAFLHMGQNPGAGLVSAALAKASQPSPFPFTSSVSPTPCSPSPCSSPASSCNSDELAHSPSSLGGAKIE from the exons ataTCAGGATGTCAAAGCCAGTAGCGGTTGAGAACACAGGGGCTGACTCTCCAATGGAGAGCACAG attcagaGCGGAACGGTCCTGACTCGAATCATCAG GTTCAACAGATGAAAATCAGTCCCTTTCCCCTTTCTCCAACCCTCAGCAGCAAcaag aatAAGATGGAAGAGTGTGGTGAGATGTCCCCGGGCCCTCCTCCACACCACAGCCACGCCCCCTCACAGAcgcccctcccacacacacagctcatGCTGACCGGCTCCCAACTGGCCGGG TTGACCGCTCTCTTGCCAGCTCAGCAGCAGTTGTTACTGCAGCAGGCTCAGGCTCAGCTTCTAGCTGCAGCTGTGCAGCAGTCTGTTCAGCAGTCCAACGCAGCTCACGCAGCTCACGCAGCCCACGCAGCCGCCCAAGCCAATCAGCAAGCTCAGGCAGCCGCAGCAGCCAATCAACAGGCCCAGCAGCAGCAGGCGGGACAGACAGGGCAGCAGGGCCAATCACAGccccagggacagggacagagcaCACAGCAACAGACAGGTCAACCTGTCCCTGTGCCGCCCACTCATCCCCAGCTCACCCTATCTCAGCCAATCCAGCTCACCGCCCAG GACATCCAGCAGTTGTTGCAGCTGCAGCAGTTGGTTCTGGTGCCAGGACATCACCTGCAGTCTCCTCAGTTCCTCCTCCCACAGCACCAAGGGCAGCAAG GACTGCTATCAACACCAAATCTGATTCAGCTACCTCAGCAAAACAATGGGAGCCTCCTGTCCGCTCCCACCAGGCTGGGGCTCCAAGCACAG AGAGACAAGGCAATGGAGGGCAGTGGGGTCATGACCTCTGTGTCCTCTGTGACCTCTCACCCCGAGGAGCCCAGTGACCTGGAGGAACTGGAGGTGTTCGCCCGCACCTTCAAACAGAGACGCATCAAACTGGGCTTTACACAG ggtgacGTGGGTATGGCCATGGGGAAGCTATATGGGAATGATTTCAGCCAGACTACCATCTCTCGCTTCGAGGCCCTCAACCTGAGCTTTAAGAACATGTGCAAACTCAAACCACTACTGGAGAAGTGGCTCAATGATGCAG ACAGTACTATGCCCAGCCCCAgctctctgtcctcttcctctatGGGCTTTGAGGGCCTGCCGGGCCGACGCAGGAAGAAGAGAACCAGCATCGAGACTAACGTCCGCGTGGCCCTGGAGAGAGCCTTCATCACG CAGAACCAGAAGCCTACCTCAGAGGAGATCCTGTGTATCGCGGACCAGCtcagcatggagaaggaggtgatcCGCGTGTGGTTCTGCAACCGCCGCCAGAAAGAGAAGCGTATCAACCCCAACAGTGCCACCCCTCCCCTGCCTGGCCAGCCACCCCAAGCCCCACCATCACACAAACCCCCCTGCTACAGCCCACACATG ATGTCCAGTCAGCTGTCCAGTCAGCTGTCCCAGGCAGTGACCAGCCTCAGCACCACAATGACCACCATGTCATCGTTCTCCCCTCTGACCCCCAGTGGTCCCACCCACTCATCTCTCAGCTCCGCCTCCTCTCCAGTGACTCCTCCTCCTCGCAGCACAGCCAGCCCAGCCCCTCACAGCCACAGCACACTGAGTCTCAACACAGG CTTATGGCGTATGGGTAAAAAGAACGGTGACGTGTCTAACTACATCACCGATTTTGCTGCAAACTTGAG GAACACTGTGATGGGAGTAAACACAGGGAACCAGGCTCTGAACCAAGCTCTCCTCAGCAACAACCCTCTGGCTACTATACAAG cCCTAGCAGCCAGTGGTGGCCAGCTGCCCCTTTCCAGTCTTGAGGGGGGCAGTAAAGTGTTGCTGGGGGGTGCAGGGGGGCAGGGAGGGGGTCTCCAGTCCTCCTTCTTCCTCAACCACCCCGCTTTCCTCCACATGGGCCAGAATCCTGGTGCTGGATTGGTCAGTGCTGCCTTAGCCAAAGCCTCCCAgccctcccccttccccttcACCAGCAGCGTAAGCCCCAccccctgctccccctctccttgCTCCAGCCCCGCCTCTTCCTGCAACTCCGATGAATTGGCGCACAGCCCATCCTCGCTGGGAGGGGCTAAGATTGAGTGA